A region from the Equus asinus isolate D_3611 breed Donkey chromosome 3, EquAss-T2T_v2, whole genome shotgun sequence genome encodes:
- the TLR10 gene encoding toll-like receptor 10, translated as MRHIRSIYVFCCIVMSACGWASKLPEERELTTNCSNMSLRKVPVDLTPTTTTLDLSYNLLSQLQSSDFHSVSELKVLILCHNRIQELDIKTFEFNKELRYLDLSYNRLKIVTWYSLAGLRHLDLSFNDFDTMPISEETGNMSHLEILGLSGAKIQKSDFQKIAHLHLNTVFLGLRTLSHYEEGSLPILNTTKLHIVLPMNTNFWVLLHDGIKTSKILEMTNVEGKSQFASYETQQNLILENAKTSILLLNKVDLLWDDLLLIFQFVWHTSVEYFHIQNVTFGGKVYLDHNSFNYSNTVMRAIKLEHVHYRVFYIPQERVYLLFTKMGIENLTISDAQIPHMVFPTCPSKFQYLNFANNILTDDLFKRSIHLPHLKTLILKGNKLETLSLVSCFANNTSLKHLDLSQNLLQHENDENCWWPETLITMNLSSNKFADSVFRCLPQSIQILDLNNNKIQTVPKEMIHLKSLRELNLAFNFLTDLPGCSHFRRLSILNIEMNLILSPSLDFFQSCQEVKTLNAGRNPFRCTCELRDFIQLEKYSEGMMVGWLDSYICEYPLSLKGTQLKDVHLPELSCNTALLIVTIVVVMLILGMAATFCCLHFDLPWYLRMLHQWTQTWHRVRKATQGQLKRNVQFHVFISYSERDSAWVKHELIPKLEKEDGSVLICLHEGNFDPGNSITENIINHTEKSYKIILVLSPDFVQSEWYRYELDFTHHNLCHENSNYIILILLEPIPLYCIPTRYPKLKALMEKKAYLEWPKDRRKCRLFWANLRAAIHVNLVETRETCELQTFIELNEESQGSAISLIRTDCL; from the coding sequence ATGAGACACATCAGAAGCATTTATGTATTTTGTTGTATTGTTATGTCAGCATGTGGCTGGGCTTCAAAGCtgccagaagaaagagaattgaCAACCAACTGCTCCAATATGTCTCTAAGAAAGGTTCCTGTGGACTTGACGCCAACCACCACCACCCTGGATTTATCCTACAACCTCCTTTCTCAACTCCAGAGTTCAGATTTTCATTCTGTCTCTGAACTGAAAGTTTTGATTCTATGCCATAACAGAATCCAAGAACTGGATATCAAGACCTTTGAATTCAACAAGGAGTTAAGATATTTAGATTTGTCTTACAACAGACTGAAGATTGTAACTTGGTATTCACTGGCAGGTCTCAGACATTTAGATCTTTCTTTCAATGACTTTGACACCATGCCTATCTCTGAGGAGACTGGCAACATGTCACACCTGGAAATCCTAGGTTTGAGTGgggcaaaaatacaaaaatcagatTTCCAGAAAATTGCCCATTTACATCTAAATACTGTCTTCTTAGGATTGAGAACTCTTTCTCATTATGAAGAAGGTAGCTTGCCCATCTTAAACACAACAAAACTTCACATCGTTTTACCAATGAACACAAATTTTTGGGTTCTTTTGCATGATGGAATCAAGActtcaaaaatattagaaatgacaAATGTAGAAGGCAAAAGCCAATTTGCAAGCTATGAAACTCAACAAAATCTTATTTTAGAGAATGCCAAGACATCTATTCTGTTACTTAATAAGGTTGATTTACTCTGGGATGACCTCCTCCTTATCTTCCAATTTGTTTGGCATACATCAGTGGAATACTTCCACATCCAAAATGTGACTTTTGGAGGTAAGGTTTATCTTGACCACAATTCATTTAACTACTCAAATACTGTAATGAGAGCTATAAAATTGGAGCATGTACATTACAGagttttttatattccacaagAGAGAGTCTACTTGCTTTTTaccaaaatgggtatagaaaacCTGACAATATCAGATGCACAAATACCACATATGGTGTTCCCGACTTGTCCTTCAAAATTCCAATATTTAAATTTTGCTAATAATATCTTAACAGATGACCTGTTTAAAAGATCTATCCACTTGCCTCATTTGAAAACTCTCATTTTGAAGGGCAATAAATTGGAGACACTTTCCTTAGTGAGTTGCTTTGCTAACAACACATCCTTGAAGCACTTAGATCTGAGCCAAAATCTGTTACAACATGAAAATGATGAAAATTGCTGGTGGCCAGAAACCTTGATCACTATGAACCTGTCATCCAATAAATTTGCTGATTCTGTTTTCAGGTGCTTGCCCCAAAGTATTCAAATACTTGACCTGAATAATAACAAAATTCAAACTGTCCCTAAAGAGATGATTCATCTGAAGTCTTTGCGAGAGCTAAATCTTGCATTTAATTTTCTAACTGATCTTCCTGGGTGCAGTCATTTCAGAAGACTCTCAATTCTGAACATTGAAATGAACTTAATTCTCAGCCCATCTCTGGATTTTTTTCAGAGCTGCCAGGAAGTTAAGACTCTAAATGCAGGAAGAAATCCATTTCGGTGTACTTGTGAATTAAGAGATTTCATTCAGCTTGAAAAATATTCAGAGGGCATGATGGTTGGATGGTTAGATTCATACATCTGTGAGTACCCTTTAAGTCTAAAGGGGACTCAGTTAAAGGATGTTCACCTTCCTGAACTATCTTGCAACACAGCTCTATTGATTGTCACCATTGTGGTTGTCATGCTCATTTTGGGGATGGCTGCGACTTTCTGCTGCCTCCACTTTGACCTGCCCTGGTATCTTAGGATGCTACATCaatggacacagacatggcacagggTTAGGAAGGCAACCCAAGGACAACTCAAGAGAAATGTCCAAttccatgtgtttatttcatATAGTGAACGTGATTCCGCCTGGGTGAAGCATGAATTGATCCCCAAGCTAGAGAAAGAAGATGGTTCTGTGTTAATTTGCCTTCATGAGGGAAACTTTGACCCTGGCAACAGCATTACTGAAAATATCATAAACCACACTGAGAAAAGCTATAAAATCATCTTAGTTTTGTCTCCAGACTTTGTTCAGAGTGAGTGGTACCGTTATGAACTCGACTTTACCCATCACAATCTCTGTCATGAAAATTCTAATTACATAATTCTTATCTTACTAGAACCCATTCCACTCTACTGCATTCCTACCAGGTATCCTAAGCTGAAAGCTCTCATGGAAAAGAAAGCATACTTGGAATGGCCCAAGGATAGGCGTAAATGTAGACTTTTTTGGGCAAATCTTCGAGCTGCTATTCATGTTAATTTAGTAGAAACCAGAGAGACGTGTGAACTACAGACATTCATAGAGCTGAATGAAGAGTCTCAAGGGTCTGCAATTTCTCTGATAAGAACAGACTGCCTGTAA